The stretch of DNA CTACCTACCTTTATCTTGTCCATTATGAATTGGTCTTAGCGTAATATACGAAAACCTCATTTTCATCTCTTCTATATTTCAGAAAGTGACCTTTATTTTTTAAAGTTTCTTCAACCTGCTCAGGCTCGAATTGATTTCCTTCAGTTATAGTAGAATAGTGTGTGGTATAGAGCTATACAGTTTCATGAAAAGACAAAAATATCTATTTAAGAGTGGCAAATGCAACACTTTTTCTTTTACTGCTTTAATCCTTATAAGGCAGCTAGCAATCTTGAAGGTACCGTACAATTTGGTATAAACTTTATTGGCATAGTATTTATATTATATTACTTTTATATTATGCTGACAAAATGCAGACAATGCAACATTTTTAAAATTTTGTTAATGTGCTGCAAGAATTCTTCTTTGCTTATGTTTACCCATCTGTCGATACAAAGCATAGTTCAGTTCTTATAGAAAACAAAAGATAGACATGAGGCCATAAAACTGAAATAATTTGTTAATCAAATTTCTCAAAACTACTTAGTATATGTTAATCAGAATAGGTACCAGAGGAAGCAGTCTTGCAATTGCTCAAGCTTTGGAAGCAAAACAAAAGCTGTTGGACCTTTTTTCTAGTTTATCTGTTGAGATCATTAAAATAAAAACTTCTGGTGACAAATATGCAAATGCGAACCTCGCTGAAATAGGAGGTAAGGGATTGTTTATTAAAGAAATTGAGACTGAATTGATTAAGAGTAATATAGATATGGCAGTTCATTCGCTAAAGGATGTTCCTGCATTTTTTTCAAAAGACTTAACAATTCCTTGTATTCTAGAGAGGTTAAGTCCATACGATACATTTATTTCTAATAAGTATAAGAGCCTTAAGTCTTTGCCACAGCAGGCCATAATTGCAACTTCCTCAATAAGAAGAAAAGTCCAGTTGCTAAATTTTAGACCAGATTTAAATATAGTACCACTGCGTGGAAATGTGACAACTAGACTGCAGAATCAAAGCTTTGATGGAATAATTCTAGCTGAAGCAGGATTAATAAGATTAAAAAAAGATTACTTGATCACAGAGGTACTGTCACCGAAAACTATGTTAAGTGCAGTGGGACAGGGAGCAATTTGCATTCAATGTAGAAAAAATGATATAAAAATTATCGATCTTTTAGAGAAAATTAATAATAATAAGTCTTTTATAAGGGTGAAATCAGAACGCAGCTTTATGAAGACAGTAAATGGTTCATGCTTTACACCACTTGCGGCTCTGGCAAAATATGTGAGTGAAAACGTGCTACATCTTTATTGTATGTTAGCAGACAAGAAAAATATATATTTTACTGAGCGCACTTCGTTTGTAGAAGATGCAGAAAAAATGGGTATGGATGCAGGATTAGAATTGAAATCAAAATGCCTATAAGCTTGCCTAAGGTACGCGGAATCTATCGTTATAGTGTTTTAATGTCTAAAATAACATGGTTGAATGTTGGTGGACAAGCTGATATATTGTTTAAACCACGTGATATTGAAGATTTAATATATTTAATCAAAAATACTAAATTGCCAATTAGCGTTATCGGTGCAACATCCAACATGATAGTGCGTGATAGTGGAATTCGAGGAATAACAGTAAAATTAGGTAAGGAGTTCGCATATATTAAATATAAAAGTAACAACTCTATCATTGCAGGTGGGGCTGCGCTACTTAGCAATCTCGCTTACTTTGCAGGAGAGCAACAAGTTAGTGGACTCGAGTTTCTAGTTGGAATTCCAGGAACGATTGGTGGCGGAATAGAAATGAATGCAGGTGCATATGGTAGTGACGTTGCAAGCGTTGTTCAATCCATAAAGGCGGTGAATCTAAGTGATGGGAATCTATATGAATTTTCCAGCAAAGAAATGGGTTATGTTTATCGTGGACATAGCTTGAAAGGGCAATGGATTTTTATTGAAGCTGAGTTTAAAGGGGTAAGTTCAGGACATGAGGTTATATTGCATAGGTTAAAAGAAATTATCAATAAAAAAAACAAAAGCCAGCCAGTGAGAGGAAAAACTGCTGGGTGTATATTCAAAAATCCAAGAGCCTACCAGGCGTGGAAACTGATTGATGGATCTGGCTGTCGAGGATTAAATAACGGTGGAGCTAAAATTTCTAAGAAACACTGTAATTTTTTACTTAATTACAATAATGCAACTGCGTCTGACTTGGAAAACCTTGGCAACAAGGTAAGAAACACAGTGAAGGACAAGTTTAACATTGAACTTGAGTGGGAAATAAGGGTCTTGGGCAGCCATTAGGCAGTTTTTATAGCTGCTGTATTTACTAGCTGCTCAATACTTCTACTTCAATTTTTAAAGTGTTCTTTATAAATTTGTTAGCCCGGTCTTTGCTCACAAAAACTGCACATTTATTGGGCATTAACATTTTTATAGTAGCCCTATCTTTTTTATCATGCATATGT from Wolbachia endosymbiont strain TRS of Brugia malayi encodes:
- the murB gene encoding UDP-N-acetylmuramate dehydrogenase, with protein sequence MPISLPKVRGIYRYSVLMSKITWLNVGGQADILFKPRDIEDLIYLIKNTKLPISVIGATSNMIVRDSGIRGITVKLGKEFAYIKYKSNNSIIAGGAALLSNLAYFAGEQQVSGLEFLVGIPGTIGGGIEMNAGAYGSDVASVVQSIKAVNLSDGNLYEFSSKEMGYVYRGHSLKGQWIFIEAEFKGVSSGHEVILHRLKEIINKKNKSQPVRGKTAGCIFKNPRAYQAWKLIDGSGCRGLNNGGAKISKKHCNFLLNYNNATASDLENLGNKVRNTVKDKFNIELEWEIRVLGSH
- the hemC gene encoding hydroxymethylbilane synthase is translated as MLIRIGTRGSSLAIAQALEAKQKLLDLFSSLSVEIIKIKTSGDKYANANLAEIGGKGLFIKEIETELIKSNIDMAVHSLKDVPAFFSKDLTIPCILERLSPYDTFISNKYKSLKSLPQQAIIATSSIRRKVQLLNFRPDLNIVPLRGNVTTRLQNQSFDGIILAEAGLIRLKKDYLITEVLSPKTMLSAVGQGAICIQCRKNDIKIIDLLEKINNNKSFIRVKSERSFMKTVNGSCFTPLAALAKYVSENVLHLYCMLADKKNIYFTERTSFVEDAEKMGMDAGLELKSKCL